From the genome of Arvicola amphibius chromosome 9, mArvAmp1.2, whole genome shotgun sequence:
GGACAAGTGAGGTTGGGAGGAAACTCTGACTCCCTGCCATTCACACTCTCCAAGGACTGCTCTGCAGCCCCATGCCCAAGATTTCAGGgcagattcttttcttttggtattCTCGGCTTGCAGTGCTTGGGACATTCCACGAAGTCACCCCCAGGTTCCCTCTGTGCAGTTCAACAGTGTTTACAATTGTGGAACCTCAGAGAGCTCTGTGATAGAACTACAAAATGGCGCACAAGTTCATTAAAAGCAGCTGCACTGCAGCCCAGGAAGGGGCTGTGGAAACCATGGATGCTGGTGAGAGTGAAGGGTGTGTGGTGACAGAGGAATCCCAGGACAACATGGTTCTCTGAGCACTAAATCAGGCGAGTCCCAGCAAATTAGGCACAGAGAGTGGGTGCTGCCTTTTACCAGTAATGACTTCTACTGGGCTGTGTGCTCTCCTAGATGGCTCCCTGCCCCAGCCCAGTTCTCTAATCACCTCACCTTAGCgaaggaggcagagaccagagagggaTAAGGAGATGTATGAGGGGTCAATCAGAACTTAAATCCATTTATTACATGCCATCATGTCTATAATGTTTTCAGACAAAAAGGCCATTGACAGGATCTCCAAAATGACTTCACTATGCACCcctagctgtcctaaaactcactcctTAAACTcagaagtcctcctgcctctgcctcccgggtgaaggaattaaaggcgtgcgccaccaagccTGCCCAACCCTACTGTTGTTCTTTTAATGTTACTTATCTGCACAAAAAGTTTAAGTATTTAATACTGACAAAAtattctgagttttattttccaCTTGCATTTTTTCAAAAATCTTTCACACAAAGTATCTGGTAAACAGAAAGTACTCGATAAGTTGTTATTCTATTGTtgtgttacccaggctggccttgaatttctgacacTTTTAGCCCAGTCTCCCGAATACCTAGAATTATGAGTAGAGGCCATTTCAGCTCAcggttaccttttttttttggggggggggggggcttgtttctggttttgagactgtgttcctctgtgtagctttggctgtcctagaacacactctgtagaccaggctggcctcgaactcagacatccaccagccccttcctctcaagtgctggaattagaggtgtgtaccaccacacccaatctCACAATTACTTTTAGAATCAGGAAAAAAAGTTTCAATTCTTTACAGCTtaccaagtctttttttttttttaatttatttatttattatgtatacaatattctttgtgtgtatgcctgaaggccagaagagggcaccagatctcattacagatggttgtgagccaccatgtggttgctgggaattgaactcaggacctttggaagagcaggcaatgctcttaaccgctgagccatctctccagcccccttaccaAGTCTTAACTAAAGCCAGAATGCTCCCAAGCTCTTGGGTGCACACTTGTGCATGTACTCTGTGAATGTCTGTCTACGTGTACTGCTTctgctaaaggagaaagggaggcctTAGTTCTAAAGCTGTCCACACAGCACTTTGGACTTCAGTTACCCAGCAAAAAAATATGCTGGTCACAGGAGGAGTTGCTAGAACCTGAGATACGACTGCAGGGAGCAGGTGGCGTCTCCAGCTGTACCCATTTTATGACTTGACAGTCCAAAGGGTGCTTGGGTTTCTAAATGAATACCTCTGTTGCCTGCCTAATATCCGCTGAGTGAAAAGAAAGTGCTGGTCGTTTCCAGGCTCACATTTACCAGGCACCTTAGCTATGCTCATGACTGTCAGAGTCAGGACAAGAAGGCAATCTACAGAGGTCACCCACCAAACCCTGCCATCTTGCTCCTTTAGAAGATGGAATCACTAAACTCACAAAGGAGACAAGATGTTCCAAAGACTCAGGGGAAACACCAATCAGCAATGCTGTACAATGACAATTGTCCCCATAAGCTCTTATGTTGGAATGcatgccacccccccccccagttagtggaactgtttgggaaggattaggaggtatgtatggtcttgttggagaaggtgtcattggctttgagatttcaaaactcACTGTATTTCCAGtatttgttctttctgcctcctacttgtagaccaagttgtgagttctcagctgttcctgccaccatgcctttgccCCATCACTGTGGACTCTACCCTCTGAAACCCTAAGCCCCatattaaatcctttctttttagtttgttttcctcatggtgtttggtcacagaaaacagcaagaggaaagtaactaagacaggtatGACAGGGACCCTCCTAGCCCTGTCATGGGACATGCCATGATGTAGGCAGGCTGGACAGGAGGCTATTTAGAGACCCCgtagaagaaagcaaacagctGCACCAACGCTGTGCTCTCAAGGGCTGCCTCCAAGGCTCTTTCCTCATAAAGATCCCCTATCTCTGCCACCTCAGGACAGATCTGCTGAGCTCCCGTGAGGCCTCTGGCTGGTGCCTGAAACCTGGGCCTTCCAACACTAGGAACTAACAAAGTAGCTCACCACACTGTACATAGTATGGTTTACAGTGAACGCCTGCTTTATTTCTGCACAGTTATGGAATTCTGTTACATGCTAAGCACAAGATGCCCAAGTGACTACCAGTCTCCAGTAAAGCCCCGGACACTGAGTCTTTTAAGTCATTTGTTTCAAGTGTGATGCTAACTTGTTGGGGGGAATAAGTCCATCCTGTTACCCCACCAGAAGTCAGTATCTGTTTCCCTAACTGCACCTTTGGTGACTTGGCCCTGTATCCTGGGTGGTAAAAGATTTGCCCTGAGCATGAGTATCATTTGAGTTCCAGCAAATCCTTAATGATGTGGTCCTACAGACTTGTACTGCAGAAGCAGCCTGTGACCTAAAGGTCAGGCAGCTGTGACGGTACTTACAACAATGTCCTCCTCTGTGACTCGAGGGTGCAGATTATTCACAGTCATCTTGGTGCCTTCCAAGGGGCTGAGCGCAGGCTGCCAGAGACAAGAATGTGACAAGGAGTCAAAAGGCAGCATGTACTAACACAAAATCACTTCAGACAGCTGACCAGGAAGGCACAGCAGAAACCCCATTCAGAGTTCATCTATCACACTGGGCCTCTTGGACTATAGAGGCTACCAGACTCCTGCTACTTCTTAGTTGTGCAGACCCTTCAGACCCAAGCCTCTGCATGGAATGTTATCCATGCTCCCAGACTCAGTCAGCTCAGGCTTAGTAAAGACATAGGCTTAAATTCCTGAGAGACGCAACATGTTTCCTCAAGGTTCTCAGTAGCTTTCTTCTGGGACCCTCATGCCATATCACTACACAGAGTGACCTCTCTCCAAGGGTcctcactggccagcaagctcatTGAGGGTAAGGGTCTCCAGGTACTGGTTTTTATTCACTTGCAGAAAGGGATGGCAAGCATCCACTTCACAGGGGAGTTCTGAGGACCCATGGGGTACACACAACACAGTGACCACACACACAGGCTGACACTAGCTGGAGTAGTAACTTTTACCTTACCTCAGCAGGTGGCAGCTCTTTGGGAGGCTCCTCCTTGTTCACTAGCGTCCGGGACATGTTGGTCAAGGCTTTGGTTCGAACAGAGGAGGGGAGAACAGGAGCTGTGTAGGCATCATTCTGAACCACTTTTGTgagagggagggccttggacatggACAGCTTGGAACTGCTCAGTCCAGTCTACACAAACAGGCAGAAAGGAATCTGAGAAGCCAGAGAcacagtctttttgttttgtttttagagacagaatttctctgtgtaaacaccctggctgtgctggaatttattttgtagaccaggctggcctcgaactcacagagatctacctgtctctacctcctgggtgctggaagtaaaggtatgtgccacaactGCCAGGCCAAGACACAGACTACCGTCTGAAGGGCTAGCAGCCAGGCCAAGCCTGAGGGGTAAGGTTATCAGTATTAGCAATATACGCTGGGGTgtatgggtatatgtgtgtgtacacacgcaggCTCAAGATCGAGAAGCGCATACGGCCCAAGCACTGACTGGAACCCTTGATGGGAGGAAGGCACAAAGAAGCCACTTTCCACAGGGCAAGAGGATTCCATATAGCTTTGAGCAAGAAACTCATCCAAGAGTCAGAGGCTCACCCACACTACTCAAACTTTTGGAAACCCTGCATTTACAACTGATCAGAAGGCCAAAAGCCTGAGATCAAGCTCATTCCTAGATCAGCTTCTTATCAACTTACAGAATGGCTGGACACAggaactcttttttaaaatgatttttattttctacgCATTGATCTTTTGCCTGCGTGAGTAtttatcagatcctctggagctggagttagagacagttgtgaactgcaatgtaggtgctgggaattgagcctgagtcctctgaagAACAGGTAGTACTCTTATCTACTGAGTCTTCTCTCTGGTCCCTAGGAACTCTCCTAAGAAGGCATGGAACTCCTAGCTTCTGGTCTCTGATATGGCAATACAAAGGCACCATGCCTAGCCATAGCCTCTGTGGCTCTAAGACTGTGAGGACAGGCTGGCAGAGTTAGTATGCGCAGACCATTGGAATCAGTCCCCTCCTGAACTGAGGATATGGTCCCTTGGAAACAGAAACTGCTCATATTAACATGTCTAGAAAGATGCATGACACTAAAGCCAGGTGGTTTTGTGACTTAAGGTTTGCTGGCAccaaacaggaagaagggagggattcCACAGCCAAAGAAGTAGATGAGAATATGGGGTGGAGTCAGTTCACCAGGCTTCTCCGAGTCTGGTGAAGCATCCTCTCCATACCAGATTCCACACTGCTCAAGCCACTCTCTGTGTCAAAATAGTACCCAGGAGCAATACTGATCCATGCTATGTTATGTTGAATAAGTTCATCCTCTCTCCCTGTGCTGCTTCCTTATCATAAAAACAAACTCATGTCACTGAGAAGGGGAAATCTTAAGTGAAATTACTGTaagtactgttttttttctttctttttaaactggaaTTAGCCATAGACTAAGCCAGTCAGTAGACAGGCAGACACCTCCAAACAGTCTAATTACTGGAAAGGCCTCTTCCCTTTATAAAGGAATGAACTGGCATCACTCAACTTTACAACCACTATAAAAACTTAACTAGTAACCAGGAGATTGCTTCACACTTGGAATCCTGGCCAAAGCTGAGTATTTGCACCAGGACCCTCCTCAAGCTCCCAGATTCTGCTTTCTCACTTCTCTGCATGATGTCTGACCAGTACCCTTACCAGATACCGCCCAACTTTCTTAACTTGCTGGTAAACTTCAACTGCTTACAGTTTATCAGCCTGCTGCACTGTTACAGTAGGAGAAAACAGACCAAGACAATTCCCTTCAAGTGCCTCAAACCCAACCCCTGGGAACTGCAGCTCATTTCATTTCACTGCtagcggatttttttttttttttttaaagacagggtttctctgtataagtttggagcctgtcctggaattcgctctgtagacaaggctggccttgaactcacagagatctgcctgtctctacctcctgaatgcacCAACACCACCCAGCTTGCTATGGGATCTTAAGCAAGTCCTAGACACCCCAGTCTCAATAGTGGAGCTGGACAGTTAATGGCTCTAAAAAACTCACAGCATCATCAGTGAGAGGCCCTTTACTCTACAACCTTATCCATCCACTGATGTAGAGTACCATACCATGTGGTGGACAAAGCTGCCTGTGGCTGCAAACTTCATCTGTTTAGTAGGAACAGGTGCTGCAACGTCATCATCTTCATCTAGGTCGTATAAGTTCTGAGAACAAAGAAACAGTAGTTGGGCTAGGGATGTCGCTAAATGATCCCTAGCACCCCAGAATAAACAAATCAATCAGATCAATAAATACTACTATGGCATGCAGGCCCGCAACAAACATCTGAACCAAGAACAGAGAGACAGCTGCTGAAATGAACAAGGAACTAAGAAAGGAGGTGGACACATGAGTACAGGGGcctggagagacttgggattCAAGTCCTTACAAAGTGACTCTTACCCACAGAACCCaacaaaaattgtttaaaaagtaCTGTGATTTATAGgtgtttggaaatttttttttggtagaaataATCCAGTAGCCCGGCCTGGCTTGAAACTCAATCCTCTTGTCCCCAGCCTCTCGGGTACATAACACATGACCAgaaattactttttttgtttgttttttttgttttttttttggtaggattTTTTTGTGTAGCTcttgttggctgtcctggatcttactctgtagaccaggttgactttgacTCAATGAGATCTACCTGACTTTGCTTCTagactgctggggttaaaggtgtgtgccactattgcctggctcagaagtatcttttttttttttttttttttttttttggtttttcgagacagggtttccctgtagtttctagagcctgtcctggaactagctcttgtagaccaggctggcctcgaactcagagatccgcctgcctctgcctcccgagtgctgggattaaaggcgtgcgccaccactgcccggccagaagTATCTTTTTATAAGTAGCAAATGCTTATCCAGAATCTCTATATTTTATAAGTCAGTTAATGacagtctgagaaaaaaaaatttcattgtgGGATAACAACGTATACTTAGACTATTTACACAGGCCTAGATGGTAAGATAGCAGACCCTAGTACATAGCTGGTCTGGTATATGTCACTGTATGCAGTCTATCACTGACCACACTGCCACTGTGAAGTACATGACTATGTATCATTTGGCTTGGAAAGTCATCCATCCCACAGGCTAAACCTAAACTCGACAAAGAGTTTCATCCCAAAGGATAAAATTCACAGGAGAATTTTTCTAGTGTTCAAAGGAGAGTATTTCTAGTAAGGAAAATGTGAAACCAACAATTATCCAGTTGTTAAAGATTTTTATACAAACTTGAaacaaattatgaataaaaagaaTGTTACAAAATTGGGTGAGAAATAACCTCAATTCCACTTAAGTATGACACATaattaacaacagcaacaacaaatgaaaaaagacagagagggggCTGGAATGGTTCAGTGGTCCAGTATTTCTAGCACCATAAggccctgagttctattcccagcacatcaaaacaaaacaacaacaacaacaaaggggggcaagagagatggctcagcaattgagagcacttgctgctctcaaagaggacctggatttggttcctagtACTCAAATGATGGGTTAAACTCCCGTTCCAGGTACCTTCTTCTGAACTCAGTGCCACGCACACACGCAGTCCACATGCAAACCAACActgatatacattttaaaaacaaacttagaGAGGAGCTATAGCAGAACATCAATAGTTCCTGGCTTGGTGAGCAGGTACATGAAGGTGCTTTTCAGCATCAGGCACATGTAATGCTTATAACAATTTAGTAGTTTTGCTCTCTCCTACTGCCCTTTATGTCCCTCCTTCCTCAGTAAGAAGCATCTTCCCAAAGGCTCAGGTGTAGGTGCGGAAGTGGTAcaatgtgaagccctgggtttcatccacAGCACCACAcaccaggaggtggaggcagagtgAACTGGAAACCAgcctacgtgagaccctgtctcagaaacaaaacaaaaccaaacaaaaacaaaaaaatgtttctatttttagagacaaggtctccctacaTAGCCAAGGCTGTCCTAGCCCTTGTAACGCTCCTGATTACACATATACCATACCTAGATTAAGaactaccttccttccttccttctttcgttattttggttttgttttgctttagggtttttgtttttgtttttttgagacagggtttctccgtgtagctttggctgtccattacgctgcagaccaggctgtctggactaaaggtgtgtgtcaccaccgcctagttgtttcatttttaaaaacaaggtctcattctataatccaggctgtcctgaactcactatataCCCCAGggctcaaattcatggtctctggtccagcctccaagtgctgagattagagatgtgaaccatgtctccaaagaggctgctgcttctttttctgCAATAGCATctcattacatagaccaggctagcctcaaactcagagactcaaTTGCCTACGCTCCCTGAgcactaagattaaaggtgtgtgacatcacTCCTAACACAAGTTTCTTCTTAAAACTCACAAACTCTAAAGTGAAAACCTTCTTCTAAAACTTTGAAATAGGAGCCATAGGTCAGTCCTCAGTTGATTTACCCAAGCAGACCTCATCAAAATATATCATGCATATACACTCAGGTGTGGGGTACCACACACCCATACCCACTCACTTTACCTGTTTGGCCTGGTGGTTATTGACAACATTGATCCTCATTCCAGCAGGATGAGCATGAAGTGGCACCATAGCCTTTTGCTGTGGAACCTAGAAACATCCAGTGGTCATAATCCATCCCAGAAAGGTCGTGTGCATTCTAACGAACTTGAAATATGTTGGCATGTACAAGGATCAACCAAGGTCAAACAATAATAGGCCTGAAGAGCTTAATGAATTTGGTAAATAATTGGTGCTGCTACCCCTGTTTAAAAAAACTAATGCATATTAAAtacagtttcctttccttctggagTACTGGTTGTGTGGGGTGGCTGGGACATCAGACAAGCAGTCTTATCTCCTGGGCACCTATCCTGTTCCTCTCATGACTGGATGAGTGAATAATGCCAGATACACTAGCTCATGTTTCTTTCagactattattttttaaaataaaactaaggtAATTATTCTGAAGTTTGAGTGAGGAACAAATAAGATAGAATTTGCTAAGTACCTGCCATAGCATGTATACAACATgctttgtgttctcatttttttttacttttgcctAACTTTGGAAAGTCATTCATTCTTGTAGACCTTTCCTTTAAAAGACAATTTTCTGTATGCCACAAGACTGTCTCTAACGTATTCTCCATGCCCTTTTGTAAGGCAGAAAGTGCTAAACCAACACTTGAAACAAAACCTTGCACTTTTCCATTCTCCAATGTTTCCCGCATACTTCTAGCTTACTTCCCAGGTTTCTGGAAATGCTGGCAGGAGCCAGAGCCTACCTGGATGGTTTTGGTGAGTTTCAGAGCGGGGGTCACTGTCCCAATGGGTGGGCTTGTGAAGGTAACAGGGGATCTCCTCTTCAAGCTGATCTTCTCCCGGGCATCAGCCACCTGCCAGGGATTCTGGGGCACAGTGCTCTGCTGCTTTCGTGAGTTTAGCATCTCTCTGGCATCCTGTACTTTTCCTTTGATCCGAAACCGAGCATCTTTCTGCAAAAGCTTCTCTCGAGCATCTTTGACTCCAAGCTTGAGCCGAGCATCTGAGATGCCAATCTTCTGCCGGGCATCAAATCTCTGCTGGAAGGTGGCTGTGCGAGCTGGCTGGCTAAGAAGACTATGTTGGATCCCAACTCGAGATCGGATGCCTCCAACTCCTGGTCTGGTGCTGAGCCTGCCAAGTGTAAAACTATAACAGTAAATGAATCTGAAGACCAACAGCAGCCCATGGAGGAGAGTTAGGAACACTCACCATAGAGCTTGCCCCATAACTCTCAAAACCCAAACAtaccaacttctttcttttttttttaaaatatttatttattatgtatacaatattctgtctgtgtgtatgtctgcaggccagggcaccagaactcattacagatggttgtgagccaccacatggttggcgggaattgaactcaggacctttggaagaacaggcaatgctcttaaccactgagccatctctccagcccaccaacTTCTTTCTtacctctggctttttttttttaacagcaacAGCAGCCTTCACTAAGAGCAACTGTTTGGatgcttggttggttttttgtttttgttttttttttttaagatttatttatttattatgtacacagtgttctgcctccatgtatgcccacatgccagaagagggcaccagatatcgttacagatggttgtgagccaccatgtggttgctgggaattgaactcaggacctccagaagagcaatcagtgctcttaacctctgagccatctctccagccccctctggcTTTTAACCTTGCAtcataaacaaaaaattatggCTAGTTCACAACGAGTTAAGACTGTTTCATCCCTGATCATGCTTTCAATCAACCTTTTATGTACCTGGAGGTATTTGTTATGCCTGCTTTCTGTGTAGAAGGCAGTGAAGCTGCCTCTTAAAATAAATGGTGCCGCTACGTAGGCAGACACCTCTTACTATGACTAAGGGAGCCAACATGTAGGTCTCAGCactataaaaactaataaaatgaagataaagatTTAATAGCCATGCTggatggtggtagcacatgcctttaatcccacgacctgagaagcagaagcaggcggatctctgtgagttcgagaccagcctggtctacaagagctagttctaggacaaactccaaagctacagagaaaccctgtctcaaaaaaaaaaaaaaaaaaaaaaaccaaaaccaaaaccaaaaccccacacaggggctggagacagagctcagtgGGTTAAGGGAGTGTATTTCTCtagcagaggacttgggttgTTCCCAGctctggcatggtggctcacaccatctgtaattctagatGATCCAATACCCTATTCTTCTGAGTTCTGAAGGGCACCAGGCCCATACATGgtacatgcatgcaaaatgctcatacacgtaaataaaacttaaaaaaaaaaatagctctgcAATAATAAGAACACACAATTTCAACAACTCCTAAAGTTAGAAATGAAGGCTTGAGCAATGGTGAAGTGGTTAAAAgctcttgtttttcttccagaccagagtttggttcccagcaccagtgccaggaagctcacaaccaactgcctgtaactccagctagagaggatctgatgccccttGCTAGTCTTTTCAGGCactgcacataaacacatgcatacacataaataaaagataaaactaaaatagtttttaaaaattagaaatgagggggctggagagaaggctcagtggttaagagcgctggctgctcttccagaggacctgggttcaattcccagcacccacatggcagctcacaactgtctgtaactccagtttcaggggatccaacactctcacacagaatatatacaggcaaaacaccagttcACATTGTAATAAGTCTGCACAAGAGGGTCCCTGACGCCATACAGACAGAGCTTACATACATAGTGGGGAGTTTTAGTGTGAtaaagggagtgggggaaggaaagggaaagggagagagagggtgaaAAAGGGGGTAGGGGGATGTagagagaaaaaggggaagaggaagaagagagaagtagGCAGAGTTTCACCTTTTAAAGAGAGGGGATATGGCCTGCTCTGCGTGATGCACTGACAGGCCCTCAAGATACAGGACCAGGTTCATCCGAATGCTAGcacacattaattaaataaatctttaaaaatgagaaatgaattaAACTCCATTAAGCAGGCCCCATTCCTGTGGTTTGAAACTCAACACCTGGCTCTGCTGAGTAAAGGATGGGAGTCTGCAGGTTTCTCCTGCCTGACCTACCTACTCTACCCACAGGCCTCTATCCATGCCAGCCAGTAAAAGCAACCATTCCTAAGGCGGGTGTTCTGCCTCGAGACGTCTATGCCAACATCTCCTTTCTCAGAAAACCTCTCTGATTCCCCAGCTTTCCTTTGTGCCTGTTACAGCTGTGCTTTCCTTGTTTTCTCCCCAACCCCTAAGctagaaggaagggcagaaagggGTTCATTTCTTTCCCAGGACCCATTATCTAAAAACTAGCACTGTCTCCGAGACTCTTATGTACTACTCAAATACAGAGCTGTCAGATTCCACCCCTGAGTTATTGAGACCAAACCCTAGCAGTGTCTGGGGCTGCATTTGTAACCTGCAAAGCTAAACCTGGAAAGAGCTGTGTTGAGAAATCTTCACATTAGATGGTTATACTATGCTGCATGAAAAGTCCCCCCACTGTTTCCAACCCACTAACTGGGCCTCCCAGATTAAAATAACCATTTATTGAGCTCCTCCAAAGTCACAGGGTTACCAAAGGGAGTCAGAGTGTAGCTTCCAGGTGCTTCAAATCCAAGAGTGGCCTACAGCCACACAATGATCACAGTTCGCCCAAGAAGGCACACAGTATGTGGGGTCATCACAAACAACTGGACATCTGGAAGGCTGTGGGGACGTTTAGACATGACCCAGGGAGCCTGGGAAAAGCAGTAGTCAAAAGCGTTTTAGACAAGCAGCATGTAGAAAAGTTAGCTAGAACCCAGAGCTTGCAAATTCTCTGCTCATGGAGTTGAGGAAGCTTCTAGCTATCCCAACTCAAAAAGGTTTTCCAAACACAAAGGGTTCTTTACCGCCTGAGTCCCCATACCAAAGTCTCTCTGCACCCAGATGGAAGTTCCTCTTGTATCTTTCAAAGCACCCTACAGCGCTTACCATACGATCTGTTTATAAGGCTATGTCTCCCACAGCCTGGATTTTCTCACTCAGCACCTCCTTATCTGTGCCAACCCTGCATCATAAGAAGGAAAGGCTCtctgacaaaaaagcaaaaaatatcaaatggaaaaaaaagcatatttaacaagtggtgctggcataactggatatcaacatgtagaagaatgaaaatagactcttatctatcaccatgcacaaaactcaagtccaaatggatcaaagacctcaacataaagccagccacactgaaccttacagaagagaaagtgggaagtacacttgaacgcattggcacagggaaccacttcctaaatataaccccagcagcacagacactgagagaaacaattagtaaatgggacctccagaaactgaaaagctgtaaagcaaagggcatggtcaacaagacaaaatgacagcctacaaaatgggaaaagatcttcactaaccccacatcagacagagggctgatctccaaaatatacaaagaactcaagaaattggacaccaaaagatcacataatccaataaaaaaaaaaaaatggagtacagacctaaacagagaactctcaacagaggaatctaaaatggctgaaagacacttaaggaaatgctcaacatccttagtaatcaaatgcaaatctaaacaactctgagattccatctaacacctgtaagaacggccaagatcaaaaacattgatgacaagccgggcggtggtggcgcacgcctttaatcccagcactcgggaggcagaggcaggcggatctctgagttcgaggccagcctggtctacaagagctagttccagaacaggctctagaaactacagggaaaccctgtctcgaaaaaaaaaaaaaaaaaaaaaaaaaaacattgatgacaacttatgctggtgaggttctgcattgctggtggtgctggtgggaatgcaagctggtacaacccctctggatgtcagtgtggcaatttctcagaaaattaggaaacaaccttcctcaagacccagtaataccacttttgggtatatatccaaaggatgctcaatcgtgccacaaggacatgtgctcaactacattcatag
Proteins encoded in this window:
- the Poldip3 gene encoding polymerase delta-interacting protein 3 yields the protein MADISLDELIRKRGTATKGRLSTRPGVGGIRSRVGIQHSLLSQPARTATFQQRFDARQKIGISDARLKLGVKDAREKLLQKDARFRIKGKVQDAREMLNSRKQQSTVPQNPWQVADAREKISLKRRSPVTFTSPPIGTVTPALKLTKTIQVPQQKAMVPLHAHPAGMRINVVNNHQAKQNLYDLDEDDDVAAPVPTKQMKFAATGSFVHHMTGLSSSKLSMSKALPLTKVVQNDAYTAPVLPSSVRTKALTNMSRTLVNKEEPPKELPPAEPALSPLEGTKMTVNNLHPRVTEEDIVELFCVCGALKRARLVHPGVAEVVFVKKDDAITAYKKYNNRCLDGQPMKCNLHMNGNVITSDQPILLRLSDSPSVKKESELPRRGNPASSSNPPAEVDPDTILKALFKSSGASVTTQPTEFKIKL